The sequence GGACGTGCTTCTCAGCCGCGCTCATCTATAGCGTAGCAAGCTCAGTAGCAGCTCACCTTCATGAGTTTGGCGCGAGGTCGTGCCCGACTGCTCCAATCCTACGCCCAGACGCTGCTGCCTTGAGTGTCTCGCACCCTCGGCACAAGCTGTCCCTTCCGGAGCCAGTCGGCCCGCGCTCTGGTCGGCGTCACTCCGTCAGAGCAGGTGGCCGCCCGCGTGGTTCAACTTGAAGCTGACCCGGTACGTGTAGAAGCTGATGTCCGGGGCAACCTCCAGCGCGTACTGCAGCTTGGGGTCGTCCCCCAGGGCAATGATCAGGCCGCGCACCCGCTGCCCGTCGTCCGCCACCTCCCTCTTGACGTACCCCATGTACCGCTGAATCTGGCCCACGACCTGATCCGTCGCCTTCCCGCGCTTGGGTTCGACGACGAGCAGCTCGCTCCGGTCCTTGCTCACCGCGAGGATGTCGATGGGACCGGTGGCGGTCTGATACTGCTGCCCGATCACGTTGCCGCCCTCGTCGGCGTACAGGTCGTACTGGGGGCCCAGTTCGGTGTGCGCCCAGTTCGCCACAAGGAAGTTCTCCAACTCCTTTTCCATCTGGAAGCTGGGGTCGGCCACCGGAAGCGCCGCCGGGAGGCCCGCCGGGGCGGCACTCCCCGTCAGCAGGGCGATCTCCGGCCCGTACGCGGTGAGGTCGATGATCGTCGTG comes from Deinococcus sp. YIM 134068 and encodes:
- a CDS encoding endonuclease NucS domain-containing protein produces the protein MNYYKVMLGKGSQFAAQAIRDGFIGIDDSTVQDLTPLLGLLEPEFRERVRPGLEAASPGASRGTISQYATTLWRIAQAIGVGDVILSPDGTPGQLRVGEVTGTYHYAAGEPLPHRRAVQWHPLPIQRSDMSVPLQNSSGGITTIIDLTAYGPEIALLTGSAAPAGLPAALPVADPSFQMEKELENFLVANWAHTELGPQYDLYADEGGNVIGQQYQTATGPIDILAVSKDRSELLVVEPKRGKATDQVVGQIQRYMGYVKREVADDGQRVRGLIIALGDDPKLQYALEVAPDISFYTYRVSFKLNHAGGHLL